CCTTCCTCGACTACGTGCTTTCCCCCGAGGGCCAGGAGCTCGCCACCACCGTGGGCTACTTCCCGGTGCAGTAGCCCTCCGAGCCGCTGGTACCGGCGCCCCGGGATTGCGTAGGCTGCGCCCATGATCCAGGGCTCGGGCCGCTGCCACTACCATCCGGAACGCACCGGGCTCGGTATCTGCGTGGAGTGCCGCCGCGTCATCTGCCGCGAGTGCACCACCCAGTTCGAGGGCATCAACCGGTGCGCCAGTTGCCTCGAGAAGCGCCTCAAGGCGTTGGAGGGGCCCTCGGAGCGCCGGGAATGGACCGTGGGCAACGTGCTGCTGGCACTCGCCGGCGCCGCCGTCGTCTATGGCGGCGTCCTGCTCCTCTCCCGCATGGCTTCGGGGCTCTGACATGGCCGTCTCCGCGCTCGAATTGCGCCCCCGGGGGGCGGTGGCCATCCTGGACGCGGGCCTGCGCGTCTGCGTGCGCAGCTCCGGCGTGTGGGCCCTCACCCTGCCCGGCGGGGCGCTCGTCACCGCCGCCCTGATGCACCTGACGGACACCATCACCCACCACCGCTCGCTCACCCTGCCCGCCCTGTGGTTCACCCTCGCCTGGCTGGCCCGGGGCCTCTTCCAGGGCGCCGCCTGCCACCACGTGCAGGAGCTGGTGCTCGGCCAGGGCACGGGAGAGCCCACGGCATGGGCGTCGATGCGCGCCGCGCTGGCCCGCACGCCCAGCCTCCTGTGCGCCGTGGCGTACCTCTTCGCCTTCAACGTGCTCACCCTCGGCGTCTCGCTGGGCTTCGCCTTCTTCTTCCTGTCCGCGCACCTCGTCGGCTACGCCGCCACCCTGCAGGGCCGCGGCAGTCCCCTGGGCCTCTATGGGGTGTGCTCGAAGATGCTCGGCCCCGCCAGAGGCAGCGCCACCGGCGTGCGCATCCTCCTGCTGGTGCAGTTCCTGGCCTTCCTCAACCTCCACATCGCCGCCAATGCCCTGCTCTACGTCGGCCGCAAGCTGATCGGCATCGATCTCACCTTCGCCGAGCGCTTCGCCTCCCTGGACAACACCGCCTGGGTCGTCTTCCTCGCCTCCGCCACCTTCACCCTCTTCGAGCCCCTGCGCGCCGCCACGTCCACGCTGCTGCTGGTGGATGGACGCGTCCGCCAGGAGGGCCTGGACCTGCTGGCCTCGGTGCAGCGGCTTCCCACCCGGAAGGCGGCGCCCGCCCTGCTGGCCGTCCTGGTCACCTGTCTGCTGGCAACGCCGGCCCAAGCGCAGGTGTCCGCGCGGCCCCCGTCCCGCGCGGACACCGAGCAGAGCTTCCAGGAGCTGGCCGGGTACTGCGACCTGGGTGCACCCGAAGCGGAGAGCTGGCGGCGGACGCTCGACACGCTGAGCCCGGCCGAGGCCATCAAGTTCCAGCGCCTGGTGCGCGACGTGGAGAAGGACGTCGTGGAGAACGAGGACTGCGGCGCCCTGGAGCGGCTCGAGCGGGGCATCACCCTGGCGACACAGACGGCGGAGCTGGAGAAGCAGGCGGATGCACGGGCGGCCCAGACGCGCGCCCGGGACATCCTCGCGCGGCCCGAGTTCCAGGTGCCCGAGCCCGAGGCCCCCAAGGAGGAGAACACCCCCGAGGACGCGCCCCCGTCAGGCCTCTGGCAGCGGTTCATGAAGTGGCTGGCGGAATGGCTGGAGAAGCTCTTCCGCCGCACGGACCAGACGCCGTCACGCAGCCTCTCGCCTCCGGGCGACGGTGGCCAGATGGTGGCCAACGTGCTGGTGGTGGTGCTCATCGCCGGGGTGCTGGTGGTGCTCACGCTGGTGTTGCTGCGCGCGCTCGGCAAGGCCAAGGCGGGTGAGGACACGCGGCTCGAGGTGAGCACGCAGGATGCGTCCACCCTGGCGGCGGATCCGATGAACGCCCTCTCCCGCCCTCCCGAGGGCTGGGCCCACCTCGCCGACGAGCTGGCCGCCCGGGGCGAGTACCGCGAGGCGGTGCGCAGCCTGTACCTCGCCCTGCTCTCGCGCCTGCACCGCGAGGGCGTCATCCACTACGACACCACGCTGAGCAACTGGGACTACCTGCGCCAGTTCCGCAGCCGCCGTGAGTGGGTGCCCTCCTTCCGCGAGCTGACGCGGCGCTTCGACTTCGCCTGGTATGGCAACCTGCCGGTGGGCGCGGACGGCTACCGCGACTTCCGCGCGCTGTGTGCTCCGATGCTGATGCCCACTCCCGCCACTGCGGAGGCCGCCGGTGCGTGACCGTTTCCCGCTGCTCGTGGTGGGAGGGCTGCTCATCACCGCCGTGCTCGGCACGTGGCTGGTGCGCGGCGCGGCCCGGGGCGGCTTCGCCGACACGCTCTCCACCTGGCGCGCCCAGCCCGATGGGGCCCGTGGCCTCTTCCTCCTCGTCCAGGAGAGTGGCCTGCCCGCCGTCCGGCGCACCGCGGACCTTGAAATCCTCCAGAAGGGCACGGGCACGCCCGTGCTGCTCGCGGTGGAGGTGGAGGGCGCCAGCGAGGAGGACCCCGACCAGACCGCGCTCGCCGCCGACAAGGAGGACGGACTCGAGGACGAGAACGTTCCCCGCCACGGCTTCAACCGGCTGCACGTCCGCGAGCTGAACGACAAGGAGACGGAGAAGCTGCTCGCGCACGTGAAGGGCGGCAGCGCCCTCGTCTACGTGCCGTGGGGCTCCAAGGAGAACCCGCTGCTGGACGCGCTCGGGGTGAAGCTCACCAAGGCGGACACCTCGTTGCCCATGCGCACGCTCGTCCCGCCACTCTCCAGCCCGTACACGCTGGGCGTGGAGCGCGTGGAGGCCCGGGTGCAGGCCTACCTGACGCTGCCCGAGAAGGGCGCGGTGCCCCTGCTACAGGACGAGCCCCTGCACATGACGGTGGCGGCGGTGGTGCCCTACGGCGCGGGCAAGGTGCTGGTGGTGGGTGCGCCGGAGCTGGCGATGAACCAGGCGCTCGCGCGCGCGGACAACGCACAGTTCTGGCTGAGCGCCCTGCGCGCCCTGGGCCCCGGGCCCTATGAGTTCGACGAGCACCACCACGGCTTCACCAACGAGCGCTCGGTGGTGGACTTCGCCCGCCGCTACGGCCTGCACTTCGCGGTGGCGCAGCTGCTGCTGGGGCTGTGTCTGTGGGCGGTGGCCCTCAAGCGCTTCGGCCGGCCGCGCGCGCCGCCCGAGTCCACGCGCGTGGGAGCCACGGACGCCCTCTTCGCCATGGGCCGCCTGTACCGCGAGGGCCGCCACCACGGCTTCGCCGCCAGCCTCATCACCAAGGGCCTCACCCAGGAGCTGGCCCTGCACGCCGGCCTGCCCGCCCATGCCCCCGCTCCGTCCGTTGTCGAGGGACTGACGGCGCGCGGACGGGAGGACCTGGCCAACGGCCTGCGGGCCGTGGTCCGCAACGCCGAGACGGTGTCCGGCGAGGGCGACTTGAAACAACTGGCCTCCCGCGCCGCGGTGCTGCGCCAGCGCATCCATCCTTCCGGGCCGCCCTCGCGCGCGCTCGCTGCTTCGACCCCCGAGGAGTCATGACTTCCACCTTCGCTCCCACTCCCGCCAGCAACGCAGTGGCCGCCGCCCATGCCATCCGCGAGGGTGTGCTCTCCGAGGTGCGCAAGGCCGTCGTCGGCCAGGACGAGCCGCTCGAGCTGATGCTCGTGGGCCTCATCGCCGGTGGCCACGTGCTGCTGGAGGGCGTGCCCGGCGTGGCCAAGACGCTCATGGCCAAGGCGCTCGCGCGCGGCGTCAGCGCGGACTTCAAGCGCATCCAGTTCACCCCGGACCTGATGCCCGCCGACATCCTGGGCACCAGCATCTTCGATCTGAAGAGCCAGGCCTTCGTGCTGGTGCGCGGCCCCATCTTCACGGACCTGCTGCTGGCGGATGAGATCAACCGCGCCCCCGCCAAGACGCAGTCCGCGCTGCTGGAGGCCATGCAGGAGCGCGGCGTGTCGCTGGAGGGACGGAACATGGCCCTCTCCCCCCTCTTCACGGTGTTCGCCACGCAGAACCCGGTGGAGTCCGAGGGCACCTACCCGCTGCCCGAGGCGCAGCTGGACCGCTTCCTCCTGAAGATCGACGTGGGCTACCCGGCCCCCGAGGAGGAGGACGCCATCCTCGCGTCGGTGCACCGGGGCTTCGACTCGGGAGACCTGGCGCGCGCGGGCGTGGGGCCGGCCGTGACGAAGGAGGGACTGCTGGCGGCACGGGCGGCGCTCAACGAGGTGACGGTGGAGCAGCCGGTGCTCTCGTACGTGCGCAAGCTGGTGGCGGCCACGCGCACCTCCAGCCGCATCCGCCTGGGCGCGGGGCCTCGCGCGGGCGTGCACCTGCTGCTGGCCTCCAAGGCGCTGGCGGCCCTGCGCGGCCGGGGCTTCGTCACGCCGGATGACGTGCGCTTCCTCGCCGGGCCGGTGCTGCGCCACCGCCTGCTGCTGTCGCCGGACGCGGAGCTGGACGGGGCCACGCCCTCGGACGTGCTGCGCGAGGTGGTGCAGTCCGTCGAGGTCCCCCGGTGATTCCCACCGGGCGCCTGTGGGTGCTGCTGTGCCTGCTGGCCGTGCCGATGATGGCGGCGGGATTCTTCCCGGGCCTCGGCGGCGCGGTGCTGGTGCTGGATGTGCTCGCCCTGGCGCTGGCGGGAGCGGACTTCCTGATGGCCCGCCGGGTGCGCCTGGAGGTGAGCCGGAAGCTGCCCACCCGCCTGTCCGTCGGCGCGCCCAACAAGGTGGAGTTGCTGCTGGTGCACCGAAGTGGCCAGGCGGTGGACGTGCGCGTGCGCGACGACGTGCCCGAGTCCTTCACCGCCACGCCCGAGGAGGCCCCGCTGCACCTGTCCGCGGACAGCCAGACGCGCTGGGTGTACCGGGTGTCGCCCTCCAAGCGCGGCAAGTTCGCCTTCGGGGACGTGCACGTGCGGGTACAAGGGCCGCTGGGGCTCGTCTTCCACGAGCGGCACTTCCCGCTGGCGCAGAACGTGTCGGTGTTCCCGGACCTGCGGGGCGCCAGCCGCCTGCTCCTGTCCGGCGCGGCGTTGGATCTGGTGAACCTGGGCCTGCGGCAGCTGCGCCGGGATGGACGGGGCAGTGAGTTCGCGCGGCTGCGGGACTATGCGCAGGGAGACTCGGTGCGAGAGGTGGACTGGAAGGCCACCGCGCGGCGCACGCGGCCCGTGACGCGGGTGATGGAGTCCGAGCGCTCGCAGTCCATCCTCATCTGCGTGGACGCGGGCCGCTCCATGGCGGCGCAGGTGGACGGGCTCACCAAGCTGGACCATGCCGTCAACGCGGCGCTCTTCCTGGCCTTCGTGGCGGTGCGCAACGGGGATCGCGTGGGGCTGGCCGTGTTCGCGGACGGAGTGAAGGCGTACCTGCCTCCCGCGGCGGGCCGGCTCCAGTACCGGAAGATATTGGACACGCTCTACTCCACCACGCCGAGCCTCACGTACGTGGACTACCTGGCGCTCTTCAAGGAGCTGAACGTGCGCCTCACGCGGCGCAGCCTGCTGTGCGTGTTCACGGACTTCCTCGACGAGGAGCAGGCCTCCACCATGGTGGCGCCCCTCCACCGGCTGGCGCGGCGGCACGTGCCCCTGTGCCTGTCCGTGCGGGACACCGCGCTGGCGGCCCTGCTGCGCACCGAGCCCGCGGGGCCCGAGCAGGCCTATCAGCAGGCCGTGGCCAGCGAGCTGCTCACGGACCGCGAGTCCCTCAAGGCCAAGGTGAGCGCCGGGGGCGTGCAGATGCTCGACGTGCAGCCGGATGAGCTGAGCCTCGCCGCCGTCAACCGCTACCTCGACATCAAGGCGCGCGGCGTGCTGTAGGACCCATGCTGGCGGGCAATCCGGCGGACGCTCATTCCTCGTAGAGCACGGGGACGGGCTCCCCCTTGCTCAAGGCATCGAGATGCTGCCGGCTGGAAACAACCAGGAAGGAGTACGTTGCCTCGACACCATCCTCGAGGGTTTCGGCGTCGGTGTCACAGGAGATGAGCTTCCTCACGCCCCCGAACACGAGGCGGGCGGGCCTTTCATTGACGGTCAGGCTCTCGTCCTCCACGCAAGCGGAGCGTCCCCGCTTCTCGGCTCGTGCCAAGGCGTCATCCTCGGTTGCGGCATGGATGAGGTAGACGTTCTCCATGACCGGGAACTCGTCCTGCGGCCCCTCCCTGAACTCGAAATAGAGCACGACATGCGCGGCATACCAGGACATCGTCCCCTCGCTCCCCTCACGTCTTGCGCTTCTGCTTGTTGCGACAGCCGAGGAACTTCTGCGCCAGGCGAATCTTCTCGCGTTCGCTTGCATCTGCTCCGGCGTACTGCTCTTGAAGCCACCCACAAGGGTCCGCTCGCAACCTGGCATCACGAACGTACTCGTTCTCCTTGTTCTGCACGCCTCCTTTCGCGCAGAGGGCCGTGTGCTTCTTGCAGAAGTCGTCGACCGAAGTGTCCTCGGACTCCGCGACCGCGATGAGCGCGGCGGTCAGTCCCCCCGCGAGCACGATCAACTGAGCCCCGCACGCATACAGTTCTCCAACCTGCGCGCACCCGGGATAACAGCTCATGGTCTCGACGGGACATGCATGGAGGCCGGCAGGCCGCGCCGCGGCAGGCTCATGGTCCGGATTGGATACACCGGGCACGGACTGCTCTTGATGGGCGCGCCCCTCAACTCCCAGTACGACCAGGATCATCGCGAGTGCGAGGGACATGTCTCGGATGCTACCGGCGCATCAGGGTATTCCCGAGTACGACCCCCAACAGTCGCAACATCCTGAACAGCAGCGCTGGCTGGCCCGCTCTCACACCGCGGGGGCCTCGCCGCCGTAACCGCAGGCCAGCGCGCCGTGCTGGCATCGCACCAGTCCCGTCAGATCATGCCGCTCCAGGAAGCGCTTGGCGGCCTGGAGATAGAAAGGAAGCGCACGCGCCGGCTGCTGCCCGAGATGAAAGTGGGTAGCGAGCTCGAAGGGATCCGGCTCCCCGCCCATCCGCTCCAGCCACTCGGCCGCCAGGCGATGGCCCGTGGGCCGGACCGTGTCCGACACGAGGCCGTAGGCGGCATCCCGCACCAGGGCATGACGGAAACGGTACTCGCCCCCACCCGGAAAGCGGCCCCCGGGCTGCGGCGCGATGAGCTCCTGCTCCACGAGTTGCCGCAGGTGACGCTCCAGGGCCTCGCCCACCGTGGACTCCAGCAAGGCCTCCACACCGCCCCGCCAGAAGGTGCGGCCGAAGACGCTGGCGGCCAGCAACACCTGCCGGGCCGACGGCTCCATCCGCATCAAGCGCACCTGGAGCACCGCCAGCACCGTCTCCGGCGCCCATTCTCCGCGCTCCTCGGGCACCAGGCGGATGAGCTCCTCCAGGAAGAACGCGTTGCCGTCGGACAGCTCCACCACCCGGCGCACCGCCGCCTCGGGCACCTGCGGCCCCAGCACCTCCCGCGCCAGCCGCGTCCCCGCCTTGCGGCTCAGCCCGTTGAGCGGCAGCTCCTGCAGGCGCCGCGCCCACAACCCGGGGAAGAGCTCCTTCACCTCCGGCCGCGCCAGCGCCAGCACCATCAACGGCTGCTCGGCCAGGGCGCGGAGCACCTCGTCCACCAGCTTCACGGTGAGCGCGTCACTCCAGTGCAGATCCTCCAGCACCACCAGCACCGGCCGGTGGGCACACTCCGCTTGAAGGAAGTGCACCAGGGCCCGGCTCACCTGGGTGCTCATCTCCAACGGATCGCCGCGCGCCGCGACCAGGCGGGGGCTCTCTTCTCCGGGGAAGGGCACGGCGCACAGCTCTCCCAGGAGCGCCGCCACCTCCCGCGCCTCCTCCACCGGCAGGTGCAGGGCCACCCGCTGGGACAGCCGCGCGCGGCGCGTCTCCAGCGCCTCGCCCTCCACGATTCCGCACAGCTGCCGCAGCACCTGGCCCATCAGGCCGTACGAGGCGCCCGCGCTCATCGGGTCTCCCCGCCCCAACAGCACCAACGGTGGCTGCTCCCGCCGCTCCAGCCGGCGCAGGAATTCGTGGCGCAGCCGCGACTTGCCCACTCCGGCCGGCGCCGTCACCAGCATGGCCCGCGCCGCGGGCTCCTCGATGCAGGTGTTGAGGGAGAACTCCAGCAGGGCCAGCTCCTGCTCCCGGCCCACACACGGCGTGGGCTTGCCCAGCAGCGGCCGCGAGGCGTCGACGCCCAGCTGCTCGCCCTGCAGCAGGAAGGCGCCCGAGTCCATGCGCGACAGCTGGAAGCCCGGCCCGAGCAGCCCCGCCGTGACATCGTCCAGCACCACGCACGAGGACGCGGGGAGACGCTCCAGCTGGCGCAGCAGCCGCCCCGCCCGGTCCATGGCCTCGCCCACCGGCAGCCGCTCGTTGAACATGCCCAGGCCCGTGGTCAGCACCACGGAGGCCTCGGGCCAGCGCTCCTTGAAGGTGAGGGCACACCGCGCCGCCAGCGCCGCCTGATCCGTCGCCGTGCCGCGCTCCGGCACCAGCGTGGCCACCAGCGAGCCGTCCGCCAACAGCTCCACCCGGACCCCATGCGCCGAGAGCTCCGCGCGCAACGCATCCCGCACCTCGAGCCCCCGCCGTGGATCCCCGGGCGTCTCCTCGAGAGGCTGCGCCGGCAGCGACATCAACAGGACGCTGGCGAGCTGCTGCTCGGCGCCCTCCAGACTCGCGGGGCGCGGGTCCGACTCGGAACGGGGCAGCAACAGCTCGGGCACGGCCTCCAGCTCCGCGAGCGCCTTGAGCAACCCGTCGGCATCCGACAGCCGCCGCTTCGGGTCCTTCATCAGCATCCGGTCCACCAGCCCCTGCAGGCTGACGGGCAGGCTGGGGCGCAGCTTGTGCAGGCGCGCCGGCTCGGCGAAGAGAATCTTGGCCAGCACGGCGGCGAAGTGCGGTGCCTCGAAGGGAGGCCGGCCCGTGAGGCATTCGTACAGCACGCACCCGAGCGAGAAGACGTCAGCGGCGGGCGGAATCTCCAGCTCGCTGGAGGCCTGCTCCGGCGCCATATAGCCCGGCGTGCCCACCACCGCACCGGTGCCCGTCACGCCCATCATCGTGGGGACGGCCTGCCGGGCCAGCCCGAAGTCCAGCAGCACCACGTCCTCGGGCCGGCCGCCGCGCAGGAAGAGGTTGGAGGGCTTGAGGTCGCGGTGGACGATGCCCTGGCGATGGGCCGAGGCCAACGCCTCGCAGGCCCGGCGGAGCAGCGAGAGGGCCTCGGACAGGCGCAGGGGCTCACGCAGCAGCCGGCGCGCCAGGTCCTCGCCCTCGAGCCACTCCATGGCCAGGTAGTGCTGGCCTCCCTCGATGGTGCCGTGCGCCACGTAGGACACGACACCGGGGTGGTCCAGCATGGAGAGCAGCACGGCCTCGCGGTTGAAGCGCAGAGTGGTTTCCTGCGACGGGGAGGCATGCAGCAGCTTGAGGGCTACCGTCCGGCCCGTGGTGCGGTCGCTGGCACGGTAGACCAGGCCCATGCCTCCGCGTCCCGCCAGGTCGTCGATGACGAACCGCCCGGCGATGAGCTGGCCCTGCGGAGCGATGCTGGGGGGAGGTCTCGGTGGAGATGGAGCGGTCTTGTCACTATCCATGCGGGACGGGGAGAACCTATCACATCCCCACCCCGCCATCCGCCCTGGCGCTTCACCGGGCGTGCGTCCGTCTGGCGCGGAGCCCCGCCGTCAGTCCTACACCGCGGCCTCGCCCCAGCGCTGACGGGCCAGTTCCAGGGTCCGGGCATTCTCGGGCACCTGCCGCAGGAAGCGCTCGCGGGCCTCCGCCTCGGGGATGTCACGGGCGCGGGCACGCACGCACTCCACGGCCCGGCGCAGGGCGGCCTCTCCCGCCCGGGCATCACCGTCCGCGAAGCAGGCCTCCGCCAGCGCCAGGTGCATGGCCACCGAGTACACGCCCGCGCCGCCCATCTGCTCCAACGCCCGCACGCCAGACATCGCTGCCTGCCGGGCCTCCGCGGCACGCCCCTGAGCGAGCAGGATGGAACTGAGAACCGTATGCGCCAGAATCGAATAGGTCAGCAACGGCTTCAGCAATTGACACGCCGTGCGTCCATGCGCCTCGGCTTCGAGCAACTCCCCCTTGCTCAGCATCAACTGCGCCAGCATGGCGTACCCCAGGCCCTGACTGTAGGAATAGCAGTTCTCCCCGCTCACCCACTCCAGCACCTGCGTGTGGGGCATGAGCTCGGGCAACAGGGAGTGGGCCTCCTGATGGTGAACGGGCTCGGGGCTGCCCGCCAGCACCCCACACAGGACATTCTGGGCATACGCCGCGGCGAGATGGGACTCCGTGCGCTGAGCGGTGTTCAAAGCGTCTCGCAGCCGCTCCATGGCACCCGGCAGCTCTCCCAGGGACGCCAGAATCATCCCCGAGACGACCTGCATCGTCAGCACGTCCCGCTTCGAGCCGATTTCGTTGAAGTCCTGCCGGGCCTGCTCGGCAACCCTCAACGCCTGCCAGGGCTGAGCCTCGAAGAAATAGAGGAAGTAACTCTTCAAGAGTCTCATCCAGCCACGCGACAGGGCATCGTGGTTCATGGACTCAGCACCCACCTCGAGGATGCGCTCCAGGATGGCCTCCGACTTCTGACGCGCGCCGAACCAATGGACCACCATCCCCAGGAGCGCGGCAGCCTCGATATATGCCGCGGTGGCCTCGGGGGCGGGATGGGTACGCAGCAGCAACTCGCTCAACCTGGACACTTCGTCGTGTTGCCGGCCCTCATGCGCGCCCGCGATGATGAGCCACCCCACCAGCCTGCACCACAGGGGGCTGCCCGCCTCCAGCCCGGTCAGTGCCGGGCCGCCGATCTCCAGGGCCTTCGACGTTTGATACAACCAGAAGGCCACCACGCCCTGGAGCGCGCGTATCCGGAACGAGGGCTCCCCGCTCAAGCCACAGGCCTGGGCCTTCTCCGCGCACCACATCGTTGCCTGCAGATCACTGCGCTCGAAGAGTTGCTCCGTTGCCCGGGCGTAGTAGTGCGCGGCCCGCTCCAACTGCTGGCCAAGCTCGTAGTGCGTGGCAAGCACCCGCGCATCCGACTCGCCCATCCGCTCCAGCCACGCCCCCACCAGCCGGTGGCCCGTGGACCGATGACTGTCGGGAACCAGGCCATAAGCCGCATCCCGGACCAACGCATGCCGGAAGCGGTATTCGGCCTCGGTGGAGAAATGGCTGTCGGGCAGCGGCTCGATGACCTCCTGCTCCACGAGTTGCCGCAGGTGCTCGCTCAAAGCGTCGCCTTCGCCATGCTCACCCAGCAGCTCCCTCACCCCACCCCGCCAGAAGGTACGGCCAAAGATACTGGCCGCCAACAGCACCCGCCGCTCCCCGGCCTCCATCCGCGTCAGGCGCGACTGCAGCACCGCCAGGATCGTCTCTGGCGCTTCTTCCGCCCGCCCCTCGTCCACCATGCGGATGAGTTCCTCGAGGAAGAGGGCGTTGCCATCCGCCTGCTCCACCGCCTTCTGCACCACGGCCTCAGGCACTTGCGGCCCCAGCACCTCGCGCACCAGCCGCGCTCCCGCCTTGCGGCTCAGTCCATGCAGCGGTACCTCCTGCAGGCGCCGGGACCACAGGCCCGGGAAGAG
The sequence above is drawn from the Archangium gephyra genome and encodes:
- a CDS encoding DUF58 domain-containing protein encodes the protein MIPTGRLWVLLCLLAVPMMAAGFFPGLGGAVLVLDVLALALAGADFLMARRVRLEVSRKLPTRLSVGAPNKVELLLVHRSGQAVDVRVRDDVPESFTATPEEAPLHLSADSQTRWVYRVSPSKRGKFAFGDVHVRVQGPLGLVFHERHFPLAQNVSVFPDLRGASRLLLSGAALDLVNLGLRQLRRDGRGSEFARLRDYAQGDSVREVDWKATARRTRPVTRVMESERSQSILICVDAGRSMAAQVDGLTKLDHAVNAALFLAFVAVRNGDRVGLAVFADGVKAYLPPAAGRLQYRKILDTLYSTTPSLTYVDYLALFKELNVRLTRRSLLCVFTDFLDEEQASTMVAPLHRLARRHVPLCLSVRDTALAALLRTEPAGPEQAYQQAVASELLTDRESLKAKVSAGGVQMLDVQPDELSLAAVNRYLDIKARGVL
- a CDS encoding serine/threonine-protein kinase PknK — encoded protein: MDSDKTAPSPPRPPPSIAPQGQLIAGRFVIDDLAGRGGMGLVYRASDRTTGRTVALKLLHASPSQETTLRFNREAVLLSMLDHPGVVSYVAHGTIEGGQHYLAMEWLEGEDLARRLLREPLRLSEALSLLRRACEALASAHRQGIVHRDLKPSNLFLRGGRPEDVVLLDFGLARQAVPTMMGVTGTGAVVGTPGYMAPEQASSELEIPPAADVFSLGCVLYECLTGRPPFEAPHFAAVLAKILFAEPARLHKLRPSLPVSLQGLVDRMLMKDPKRRLSDADGLLKALAELEAVPELLLPRSESDPRPASLEGAEQQLASVLLMSLPAQPLEETPGDPRRGLEVRDALRAELSAHGVRVELLADGSLVATLVPERGTATDQAALAARCALTFKERWPEASVVLTTGLGMFNERLPVGEAMDRAGRLLRQLERLPASSCVVLDDVTAGLLGPGFQLSRMDSGAFLLQGEQLGVDASRPLLGKPTPCVGREQELALLEFSLNTCIEEPAARAMLVTAPAGVGKSRLRHEFLRRLERREQPPLVLLGRGDPMSAGASYGLMGQVLRQLCGIVEGEALETRRARLSQRVALHLPVEEAREVAALLGELCAVPFPGEESPRLVAARGDPLEMSTQVSRALVHFLQAECAHRPVLVVLEDLHWSDALTVKLVDEVLRALAEQPLMVLALARPEVKELFPGLWARRLQELPLNGLSRKAGTRLAREVLGPQVPEAAVRRVVELSDGNAFFLEELIRLVPEERGEWAPETVLAVLQVRLMRMEPSARQVLLAASVFGRTFWRGGVEALLESTVGEALERHLRQLVEQELIAPQPGGRFPGGGEYRFRHALVRDAAYGLVSDTVRPTGHRLAAEWLERMGGEPDPFELATHFHLGQQPARALPFYLQAAKRFLERHDLTGLVRCQHGALACGYGGEAPAV
- a CDS encoding DUF4288 domain-containing protein, whose protein sequence is MSWYAAHVVLYFEFREGPQDEFPVMENVYLIHAATEDDALARAEKRGRSACVEDESLTVNERPARLVFGGVRKLISCDTDAETLEDGVEATYSFLVVSSRQHLDALSKGEPVPVLYEE
- a CDS encoding DUF4129 domain-containing protein — translated: MAVSALELRPRGAVAILDAGLRVCVRSSGVWALTLPGGALVTAALMHLTDTITHHRSLTLPALWFTLAWLARGLFQGAACHHVQELVLGQGTGEPTAWASMRAALARTPSLLCAVAYLFAFNVLTLGVSLGFAFFFLSAHLVGYAATLQGRGSPLGLYGVCSKMLGPARGSATGVRILLLVQFLAFLNLHIAANALLYVGRKLIGIDLTFAERFASLDNTAWVVFLASATFTLFEPLRAATSTLLLVDGRVRQEGLDLLASVQRLPTRKAAPALLAVLVTCLLATPAQAQVSARPPSRADTEQSFQELAGYCDLGAPEAESWRRTLDTLSPAEAIKFQRLVRDVEKDVVENEDCGALERLERGITLATQTAELEKQADARAAQTRARDILARPEFQVPEPEAPKEENTPEDAPPSGLWQRFMKWLAEWLEKLFRRTDQTPSRSLSPPGDGGQMVANVLVVVLIAGVLVVLTLVLLRALGKAKAGEDTRLEVSTQDASTLAADPMNALSRPPEGWAHLADELAARGEYREAVRSLYLALLSRLHREGVIHYDTTLSNWDYLRQFRSRREWVPSFRELTRRFDFAWYGNLPVGADGYRDFRALCAPMLMPTPATAEAAGA
- a CDS encoding AAA family ATPase, translating into MTSTFAPTPASNAVAAAHAIREGVLSEVRKAVVGQDEPLELMLVGLIAGGHVLLEGVPGVAKTLMAKALARGVSADFKRIQFTPDLMPADILGTSIFDLKSQAFVLVRGPIFTDLLLADEINRAPAKTQSALLEAMQERGVSLEGRNMALSPLFTVFATQNPVESEGTYPLPEAQLDRFLLKIDVGYPAPEEEDAILASVHRGFDSGDLARAGVGPAVTKEGLLAARAALNEVTVEQPVLSYVRKLVAATRTSSRIRLGAGPRAGVHLLLASKALAALRGRGFVTPDDVRFLAGPVLRHRLLLSPDAELDGATPSDVLREVVQSVEVPR
- a CDS encoding DUF4350 domain-containing protein, with product MRDRFPLLVVGGLLITAVLGTWLVRGAARGGFADTLSTWRAQPDGARGLFLLVQESGLPAVRRTADLEILQKGTGTPVLLAVEVEGASEEDPDQTALAADKEDGLEDENVPRHGFNRLHVRELNDKETEKLLAHVKGGSALVYVPWGSKENPLLDALGVKLTKADTSLPMRTLVPPLSSPYTLGVERVEARVQAYLTLPEKGAVPLLQDEPLHMTVAAVVPYGAGKVLVVGAPELAMNQALARADNAQFWLSALRALGPGPYEFDEHHHGFTNERSVVDFARRYGLHFAVAQLLLGLCLWAVALKRFGRPRAPPESTRVGATDALFAMGRLYREGRHHGFAASLITKGLTQELALHAGLPAHAPAPSVVEGLTARGREDLANGLRAVVRNAETVSGEGDLKQLASRAAVLRQRIHPSGPPSRALAASTPEES